A region of Rhizobium grahamii DNA encodes the following proteins:
- a CDS encoding cytochrome c has translation MVRRFIRFLLCLVGIAVVGGAVFYVITAPNPLRDSHWSGLGEPDVKNGETVFWAGGCVSCHAAPGAQGDAKLVLSGGLALKSPFGTFHIPNVSPDEKAGIGSWTLAQFGNAMKRGVAPNGEHLYPSFPYGSYARMTDKDVNDLFGYLKTLPKSANVAPPHELPFPFNIRLALGGWKFLYFNEQPRVALENPDEKVKRGQYLVEGPGHCGECHTPRDALGGFKPGMWLAGAPNPEGEGRIPDITPGSKTIGSWSEGDIANYLETGFTPDFDSAGGSMTEVQQNIAHLPKSDLEAIASYLKAVPSH, from the coding sequence ATGGTTCGCAGGTTTATCCGGTTTCTACTCTGTCTCGTCGGCATCGCGGTTGTCGGCGGCGCGGTGTTTTACGTGATAACGGCGCCGAACCCACTGCGCGACAGCCACTGGTCCGGGCTCGGCGAACCCGATGTGAAGAACGGCGAAACTGTCTTCTGGGCCGGCGGCTGCGTCAGCTGTCATGCCGCCCCCGGCGCGCAAGGCGATGCCAAGCTGGTGCTGTCAGGCGGACTGGCGCTGAAAAGCCCGTTCGGAACATTCCATATCCCGAATGTCTCCCCCGACGAAAAGGCCGGCATCGGCAGCTGGACGCTCGCCCAGTTCGGCAACGCCATGAAGCGTGGCGTGGCGCCGAACGGCGAGCATCTCTACCCGTCGTTCCCTTATGGCTCCTATGCCCGGATGACGGACAAGGATGTCAACGACCTGTTCGGCTATCTCAAGACGCTGCCGAAGAGCGCAAACGTTGCGCCACCGCACGAGCTGCCGTTCCCGTTCAATATCCGGCTCGCTCTCGGTGGATGGAAGTTCCTGTATTTCAACGAGCAGCCGCGCGTCGCGCTTGAAAACCCCGACGAAAAGGTCAAGCGAGGCCAGTATCTCGTGGAGGGTCCCGGCCATTGCGGCGAGTGTCATACGCCGCGTGACGCACTCGGCGGCTTCAAGCCGGGCATGTGGTTGGCTGGCGCTCCCAATCCGGAGGGCGAGGGCCGTATCCCTGACATTACCCCTGGCTCGAAAACAATAGGCTCATGGAGCGAGGGCGATATCGCCAATTATCTCGAAACCGGATTTACGCCTGATTTCGATTCAGCCGGTGGATCGATGACGGAAGTCCAGCAGAACATCGCCCATCTGCCGAAATCGGATCTCGAAGCGATCGCTTCATATCTCAAGGCCGTCCCGAGTCATTAA
- a CDS encoding superoxide dismutase produces the protein MAFELPELPYDYEALQPFMSKETLEFHHDKHHKAYVDNGNKLAAEAGLADLSLEEVVKKSFGTNAGLFNNAAQHYNHVHFWKWMKKGGGGNKLPSKLEAAVNSDLGGYDKFKADFVAAGTTQFGSGWAWVSVKNGKLEISKTPNGENPLVHGATPILGVDVWEHSYYIDYRNARPKYLEAFVDSLINWDYVLERYEAATK, from the coding sequence ATGGCTTTCGAATTGCCTGAACTTCCCTACGACTACGAAGCGCTGCAGCCTTTCATGTCGAAGGAGACCCTGGAGTTCCATCACGACAAGCATCACAAGGCTTATGTCGACAACGGCAACAAGCTCGCGGCCGAAGCTGGTCTCGCCGATCTTTCGCTCGAAGAAGTCGTCAAGAAGTCTTTCGGCACCAACGCCGGTCTCTTCAACAACGCTGCCCAGCACTACAACCACGTCCATTTCTGGAAGTGGATGAAGAAGGGCGGCGGCGGCAACAAGCTGCCTTCCAAGCTCGAAGCAGCTGTCAACTCCGACCTCGGCGGCTACGACAAGTTCAAGGCTGACTTCGTTGCAGCCGGCACGACGCAGTTCGGCTCCGGCTGGGCATGGGTTTCCGTCAAGAACGGCAAGCTGGAAATCTCCAAGACCCCGAACGGCGAAAACCCGCTGGTTCACGGCGCGACCCCGATCCTCGGCGTCGACGTCTGGGAGCACTCCTACTACATCGACTATCGCAACGCCCGCCCGAAGTACCTCGAAGCCTTCGTCGATAGCCTGATCAACTGGGACTACGTCCTGGAGCGCTACGAAGCCGCTACCAAGTAA
- a CDS encoding type 1 glutamine amidotransferase family protein yields the protein MTRLAILLTEGFADWEVAPLTASARTYFGFDVVTASPDGADVRSMGGMRVTPDISTNNLHAHAFDALVLCGGTIWETDKAPDVADIIEDFMAHGKVVAGICGATLPLASAGVLDRVAHTSNAPDFIAMAPGYTGKSRYRDEPHAVRDGKVITAAGSAPVTFAAEIYRALGHSGDELDQYVLMFGAEHQPKAA from the coding sequence ATGACGCGACTTGCAATCCTGCTCACCGAAGGTTTCGCCGATTGGGAGGTTGCGCCGCTGACGGCTTCGGCGCGCACCTATTTCGGCTTCGACGTCGTGACGGCCTCGCCCGATGGCGCCGACGTCAGATCGATGGGCGGCATGCGCGTCACCCCTGACATCAGCACGAACAATCTTCATGCCCACGCATTCGACGCGCTCGTGCTGTGCGGCGGCACCATCTGGGAAACGGACAAGGCGCCCGACGTCGCTGATATCATCGAAGACTTCATGGCGCACGGCAAGGTCGTCGCGGGCATCTGCGGCGCGACACTGCCGCTCGCCAGCGCCGGGGTCCTTGACCGCGTCGCCCACACCAGCAATGCCCCGGATTTCATCGCCATGGCTCCCGGATATACCGGCAAGTCACGCTATCGCGACGAACCGCATGCGGTGCGCGACGGCAAGGTCATCACGGCGGCAGGCTCCGCGCCCGTGACATTCGCGGCGGAAATCTATCGCGCGCTCGGCCATAGCGGCGACGAGCTCGATCAATATGTGCTGATGTTCGGCGCCGAGCACCAGCCGAAGGCCGCCTGA
- a CDS encoding helix-turn-helix transcriptional regulator, with the protein MRKASRLFEIIQMLRLARQPLTAAAMAEALEVTVRSIYRDIAALQAMRVPIEGGRGIGYIMRPGFDLPPLMFSIEEVEAIVLSLALLERTGDEELKQAAKRVNQKIAGAVPTPLRQAMNRRALYAWGSAAEAPVSVDLGTIRRAIRDEQKLSLDYRDELGRATERTVRPIALIYYSQTTNIVGWCELRSAIRNFRSDRVEHCETVDAYFKGEGDQLRGLWTAGWTERPPAASSF; encoded by the coding sequence ATGCGCAAGGCTTCGCGCCTTTTCGAGATCATCCAGATGCTGCGGCTGGCGCGGCAGCCGTTGACGGCGGCTGCCATGGCCGAAGCGCTCGAGGTGACCGTCCGATCGATCTACCGGGACATCGCCGCCCTGCAGGCGATGCGCGTGCCGATCGAAGGCGGGCGCGGCATCGGCTACATCATGCGGCCGGGCTTCGATCTGCCGCCGCTGATGTTCTCGATCGAGGAAGTCGAGGCGATCGTGCTGTCTCTGGCGCTGCTAGAGCGAACCGGCGACGAGGAATTGAAACAGGCCGCGAAGCGCGTCAACCAGAAGATCGCCGGTGCTGTCCCCACGCCGCTGCGACAAGCAATGAACCGGCGGGCGCTCTATGCCTGGGGATCGGCCGCCGAGGCGCCTGTCAGCGTCGATCTCGGCACTATCAGGCGCGCGATCCGCGACGAACAGAAGCTCAGCCTTGACTACCGCGATGAACTCGGCCGCGCGACCGAGAGAACCGTCCGACCGATCGCGCTGATCTATTATTCGCAGACCACCAACATCGTCGGGTGGTGCGAATTGCGGTCGGCGATCCGCAACTTCCGCTCCGACCGCGTCGAGCATTGCGAGACCGTCGATGCCTACTTCAAGGGTGAAGGCGACCAGTTGCGGGGTCTGTGGACCGCGGGCTGGACGGAACGTCCGCCCGCGGCATCGAGCTTTTGA
- a CDS encoding helix-turn-helix domain-containing protein translates to MGRQLRFAAGTVLVLPGGWRGDVVNDPDPATGVYRAIFIDFPDELVARASRAFPPRRNSGQLDLPLDAALSSAIHHAGEGIVAGNLPAALIEHRVMEVLMVLGMRGALPFKAQTTGDAVRGLVRWQPDRAWTADMIAAELGTSNATLRRRLAGEETSLRTLLTEVRIELATAMLADDGVSLREAALATGYRSPRRFAERMRSGAPEKQVAEV, encoded by the coding sequence ATGGGCCGGCAACTGCGGTTCGCGGCAGGCACCGTACTTGTCCTGCCCGGCGGCTGGCGCGGCGACGTGGTCAACGATCCGGACCCTGCAACGGGTGTCTACCGCGCGATCTTCATCGATTTCCCGGACGAACTGGTTGCGCGCGCCAGCCGCGCCTTTCCGCCACGGCGCAACAGCGGGCAACTCGATCTGCCGCTCGACGCGGCTCTTTCAAGCGCCATCCATCATGCGGGCGAAGGCATCGTTGCCGGCAACCTGCCTGCAGCGCTGATCGAACATCGGGTGATGGAAGTGCTGATGGTTCTCGGCATGCGTGGCGCCCTGCCCTTCAAGGCGCAGACGACGGGAGACGCCGTTCGCGGGCTCGTTCGTTGGCAACCGGACAGAGCCTGGACCGCCGACATGATCGCTGCCGAACTTGGGACCAGCAACGCTACATTGAGACGTCGGCTCGCGGGCGAAGAGACTTCACTGCGCACGCTGCTCACAGAGGTCCGGATCGAGCTTGCAACCGCCATGCTCGCAGACGATGGCGTCTCCCTTCGCGAGGCCGCTCTTGCAACAGGATATCGATCCCCACGCCGATTTGCCGAACGCATGCGGTCCGGCGCGCCGGAAAAGCAAGTCGCTGAGGTTTGA
- a CDS encoding LysE family translocator, producing the protein MTYTQNLWLYFTLLFGIIVVPGMDMLFVLANSLTGGRRTGMAATAGIMAGGVVHSLYGAIGVGILASLLPSLFNPLLFAGAAYMAWIGYTLIRSSIVVNSVEADASRSSWRAFRRGAATCLMNPKAYLFMIAVYPQFLKPIYGPIWLQGIVMGAMTMATQAAIYGTLALTAARSRTLLVSNPGATVMVGRVAGALLVAVSILTAWQGWRMPG; encoded by the coding sequence ATTACCTACACACAAAATCTCTGGCTCTACTTCACGCTCCTGTTCGGCATCATCGTCGTGCCCGGCATGGACATGCTGTTCGTGCTGGCGAATTCGCTGACGGGCGGGCGACGGACCGGGATGGCGGCGACGGCCGGCATCATGGCCGGTGGCGTCGTGCATTCGCTCTATGGCGCAATCGGCGTCGGGATACTGGCGAGCCTGCTGCCATCCCTGTTCAATCCGCTGCTTTTCGCAGGCGCCGCCTATATGGCCTGGATCGGATACACGCTGATCCGCAGTTCGATCGTCGTGAATAGCGTCGAGGCCGATGCGTCGCGTTCCAGCTGGCGGGCCTTCCGCCGCGGCGCGGCCACCTGCCTGATGAACCCGAAGGCCTATCTGTTCATGATTGCCGTCTATCCGCAGTTCCTGAAGCCGATCTATGGGCCGATATGGCTTCAGGGCATCGTCATGGGCGCGATGACGATGGCGACGCAGGCCGCAATCTACGGAACTTTGGCCCTGACGGCGGCCCGCAGCCGCACTCTTTTGGTCTCCAATCCGGGGGCGACCGTGATGGTCGGGAGGGTGGCTGGCGCGCTTCTCGTCGCCGTCTCGATCCTGACTGCCTGGCAGGGTTGGCGGATGCCCGGATGA
- a CDS encoding multidrug efflux MFS transporter: MTDTKWDAAVADSGSIYWKRNLVISLLGSFTTIVAMTLLLPFLPLYVEELGVSDHAAIVQWSGIAYGATFLAAAFVAPLWGRLGDIYGRKLMLVRASAGMTVAISLMGMADNVWQLVALRLFVGLAGGYSSGSMVLVATQTPKDRSAWALGVLASGIMAGNLVGPLIGGALPPLIGIRNTFLAAGAMIFLAFLATTFLIKEEKSPTRKQAAKASGGWASIPDKRPVIAMLATGMLLMLANMSIEPIITVYVAQLAEDPSRVTMIAGVVMSAAALGSILSASRLGKLADRIGHWPVIAGALGVAGVLLIPQAFVTSSWQLIILRFLMGIALGGLLPCISAVIRHSVPDSAAGSILGLSVSSQYVGQVAGPVLGGFIGGHIGMRAVFLGTCVLLIAGAAYAWLVRPKEA, translated from the coding sequence ATGACCGATACCAAATGGGACGCCGCCGTCGCCGATAGCGGCTCGATCTACTGGAAGCGCAATCTGGTCATTTCGCTGCTCGGCTCCTTCACGACGATCGTCGCGATGACGTTGCTGCTCCCGTTTCTGCCGCTCTATGTCGAGGAACTCGGTGTCAGCGACCATGCGGCGATCGTCCAGTGGTCGGGCATCGCCTACGGGGCGACCTTCCTCGCCGCCGCCTTCGTGGCGCCGCTCTGGGGCAGGCTCGGCGATATCTACGGACGCAAGCTGATGTTGGTGCGCGCCAGCGCCGGCATGACGGTCGCGATCTCGCTGATGGGCATGGCCGACAATGTCTGGCAGCTGGTGGCGCTCCGCCTGTTCGTTGGGCTCGCCGGCGGCTATTCGTCCGGCTCGATGGTGCTGGTCGCCACCCAGACGCCGAAGGATCGGTCCGCCTGGGCGCTCGGCGTGCTCGCGTCGGGCATCATGGCCGGCAATCTGGTCGGCCCGCTGATTGGCGGCGCCCTGCCGCCGCTGATCGGCATCCGCAATACGTTCCTTGCGGCAGGCGCGATGATCTTCCTCGCGTTTCTGGCAACCACCTTCCTGATCAAGGAAGAGAAGTCGCCTACCCGCAAGCAGGCGGCGAAGGCGAGCGGCGGCTGGGCCTCGATCCCGGACAAGCGCCCCGTCATCGCGATGCTCGCAACCGGCATGCTGCTGATGCTCGCCAACATGTCGATCGAGCCGATCATCACCGTCTATGTCGCGCAGCTGGCGGAAGATCCCAGCAGGGTAACAATGATTGCAGGCGTCGTCATGTCGGCCGCAGCCCTCGGCAGCATCCTGTCGGCCTCACGCCTCGGCAAGCTTGCCGACCGGATCGGTCACTGGCCTGTCATAGCGGGCGCACTCGGCGTTGCCGGCGTGCTTTTGATCCCGCAGGCGTTCGTGACCAGCTCCTGGCAGCTGATCATCCTGCGTTTCCTGATGGGGATCGCGCTCGGCGGGCTCCTGCCCTGCATTTCCGCGGTCATCCGCCACAGCGTGCCCGATAGTGCTGCCGGCAGCATCCTCGGCCTGTCCGTCTCCTCGCAATATGTCGGCCAGGTCGCCGGCCCGGTGCTCGGCGGCTTCATCGGCGGCCATATCGGCATGCGGGCGGTGTTCCTCGGGACCTGCGTGCTGCTGATTGCGGGCGCCGCCTATGCCTGGCTGGTACGGCCGAAAGAGGCGTAG
- a CDS encoding TetR/AcrR family transcriptional regulator has translation MATDTYSRILDSAQSLIVTRGYNAFSYADIAAEVGVGKATIHHHFPGKADLAVAVIARYRQATADGMGAMAAQVTQADMRLAAYVGFWEQCIRDNNAPFCIAALLAAELPSLPPEVAEQVKAHFDELIDRLTIFIDEGLRSGDLKSPDNAEKSARVLVASVHGAMLAARVAGGDADLFSSITQAALQRLAG, from the coding sequence ATGGCAACCGATACCTACTCTCGCATCCTCGACAGCGCCCAATCCCTGATCGTCACGCGCGGCTACAACGCCTTCAGCTATGCTGACATCGCCGCCGAGGTGGGCGTCGGCAAGGCGACGATCCATCATCACTTTCCCGGTAAGGCGGATCTGGCCGTTGCCGTGATCGCCCGCTACCGGCAGGCGACGGCTGATGGAATGGGAGCGATGGCCGCGCAAGTCACGCAGGCCGACATGCGGCTTGCCGCCTATGTCGGTTTCTGGGAGCAATGCATCCGCGATAACAACGCGCCCTTCTGCATCGCCGCATTGCTCGCGGCCGAACTGCCGAGTCTTCCGCCTGAAGTCGCCGAGCAGGTAAAGGCGCATTTCGACGAACTGATCGACCGCCTCACAATCTTCATCGACGAGGGGTTACGAAGTGGCGACCTGAAGAGCCCCGACAACGCCGAGAAGAGTGCGCGGGTCTTGGTCGCCAGCGTACATGGCGCCATGCTCGCCGCCCGCGTCGCCGGCGGCGATGCGGATCTGTTTTCCAGCATTACCCAGGCGGCACTGCAGCGACTCGCCGGCTAG
- a CDS encoding SDR family NAD(P)-dependent oxidoreductase encodes MSDENRANPTSKLAIITGGSRGLGRNTAISLARRGVDVIITYRSNKAEADAAAAEISALGTKAFAIALDTGKVSSFGAFVEEVTSVLRSLGRTNFDYLVNNAGISHHAPIAEVTEEDFDALCNVHFKGVFFLTQKLLPLIADGGRIINVSTGLARFTVPGLGAYASMKGAIEVLTRYLAKELGSRGIAVNTVAPGAIATDFSGGLVRDNPTYNKLVADSTALGRAGLPDDIGPMIASLLSEDNRWVNGQRIEVSGGANL; translated from the coding sequence ATGTCGGACGAAAATAGAGCAAATCCAACATCTAAGCTCGCAATCATCACCGGCGGCAGCCGCGGCCTCGGCCGCAATACGGCAATCAGTCTGGCGCGGCGTGGCGTAGACGTCATCATTACATATCGCTCGAATAAGGCGGAAGCCGATGCCGCAGCGGCGGAGATTTCGGCGCTCGGAACCAAAGCGTTTGCGATCGCCCTCGATACCGGCAAGGTGTCAAGCTTCGGTGCTTTCGTCGAGGAGGTGACATCGGTCCTGCGATCGCTCGGCCGGACGAATTTCGACTACCTCGTCAACAATGCCGGCATCAGCCATCACGCCCCGATCGCCGAGGTGACGGAGGAGGATTTCGATGCCCTCTGCAACGTCCATTTCAAGGGTGTGTTCTTCCTGACGCAGAAGCTGCTGCCGCTGATTGCCGATGGCGGCCGGATCATCAACGTATCGACGGGGCTGGCGCGCTTTACCGTTCCCGGCTTGGGTGCCTATGCATCGATGAAGGGCGCCATCGAGGTCCTGACCCGCTATCTCGCCAAGGAACTCGGCAGCCGCGGTATTGCCGTCAATACGGTCGCACCGGGCGCGATCGCCACGGATTTCAGCGGCGGCCTCGTTCGCGACAATCCGACCTACAACAAGCTCGTTGCGGATTCCACCGCACTTGGCCGTGCCGGACTGCCTGACGATATCGGTCCGATGATCGCGTCGCTGCTGTCGGAAGACAACCGCTGGGTCAACGGGCAGCGCATCGAGGTTTCGGGCGGCGCGAACCTCTAG
- a CDS encoding bestrophin family protein, which yields MIVRPRPSLLKLFFILRGSIIKQVFPQILLTGFLSSLVVLVHSVWPGTLPVFSGAPFALLGIAISIFLGFRNNACYDRWWEARKQWGQMIFSARHFARQTLLLETASGEAGAEARRRLVTLVIAFIQSLVPHLRAGSGREKVEHLLSPELKARYHASRTPPEAISLEIARELADLRARGMLTDISYQILDKTLGELTLAQASCERIRWTPVPFGYTLLLHRTAHLFCLLLPFGFDDVLGWFMPFATALVAYTFFGLDALGDELEAPFGNQPNALPIGALADTIEINLREALGETDLPPLPTPVDYLLM from the coding sequence GGCTCGATCATCAAGCAGGTCTTCCCGCAGATCCTGTTGACCGGCTTCCTCTCCTCGTTGGTCGTGCTCGTCCACAGCGTCTGGCCGGGCACCCTGCCGGTCTTCAGCGGCGCGCCGTTCGCGCTTCTCGGCATCGCTATTTCCATCTTCCTCGGTTTCCGCAACAACGCCTGCTATGACCGCTGGTGGGAGGCGCGCAAGCAATGGGGACAGATGATCTTCTCCGCACGCCACTTCGCCCGGCAGACGCTGCTGCTCGAAACCGCAAGTGGCGAGGCCGGGGCCGAAGCGCGCAGACGTCTCGTCACGCTCGTCATCGCCTTCATCCAGTCGCTGGTACCGCACCTGCGCGCCGGCAGCGGCCGCGAGAAGGTCGAGCATCTGTTGTCGCCGGAGCTGAAGGCCCGCTATCACGCAAGCCGCACGCCGCCGGAGGCGATCTCGCTGGAAATCGCGCGGGAGCTTGCCGATCTGCGCGCCAGGGGCATGCTCACAGACATCTCCTATCAGATCCTCGACAAGACGCTCGGGGAGCTGACGCTGGCGCAGGCCTCCTGCGAGCGCATCCGCTGGACGCCGGTGCCGTTCGGCTACACGCTGCTGCTCCACCGCACGGCGCACCTCTTCTGCCTGCTCCTGCCATTCGGCTTCGACGACGTTCTCGGCTGGTTCATGCCCTTTGCGACGGCGCTGGTCGCCTACACCTTCTTCGGCCTCGATGCACTGGGCGACGAGCTGGAAGCCCCCTTTGGCAACCAGCCGAATGCGCTGCCGATCGGCGCCCTTGCTGACACGATCGAGATCAATCTGCGCGAAGCGCTGGGAGAGACGGACCTGCCGCCGCTCCCGACGCCGGTGGATTATCTGCTGATGTAG
- a CDS encoding nuclear transport factor 2 family protein has translation MTDETDTVREKTVRALYAAYIDGRKDIVAAMLAEDFTFSSPRDDHIDRDAYFDRCWPKPPPFEGMEIEYLGLAEDQAVVRYRAIKRGGGAFRNMETLRFKGDKVAAVEVYFGREA, from the coding sequence ATGACCGATGAAACCGACACCGTGCGCGAGAAGACTGTGCGCGCCCTCTACGCCGCCTATATCGATGGCCGCAAGGATATCGTCGCGGCCATGCTGGCGGAGGACTTCACCTTTTCCAGCCCGCGCGACGACCATATCGACCGCGACGCCTATTTCGACAGGTGCTGGCCGAAGCCGCCGCCATTCGAGGGCATGGAGATCGAATATCTCGGGCTTGCGGAGGATCAGGCGGTGGTGCGCTATCGTGCGATCAAGCGCGGCGGCGGAGCGTTTCGCAACATGGAAACGCTTCGCTTCAAGGGAGATAAGGTCGCGGCCGTCGAAGTCTATTTCGGGCGCGAAGCCTGA
- a CDS encoding AraC family transcriptional regulator has translation MDLKSVIASYIDAMGGGDGMMHTAIDGLVLTRASQPVMPHHRIYKPTICLVAQGAKKIAAGDRVLDYGENQLLIVTVEIPAAGQIVAASPDTPYLGLNIDFDPAIMREVMDEMASPPKPAGDGIATVFVQDLDATLEDCIRRLLQLLDRLGAIPVLSRSIMREICYWLLTGPNGREICKLALPGSHTRRVADAIYRLRDNFSEPVRIEELAAIARMSPSSFHQHFKTLTSMTPLQYQKHMRLLEARRLMVADGASVASAAYQVGYESASQFSREYSRMFGVPPKRDVTDIKALQIETAA, from the coding sequence ATGGATTTGAAGAGCGTGATCGCCAGCTACATCGACGCCATGGGCGGCGGGGACGGGATGATGCATACGGCGATCGACGGCCTAGTGCTGACGCGCGCGAGCCAGCCCGTAATGCCGCACCATCGCATTTACAAACCGACCATCTGCCTCGTCGCGCAGGGCGCCAAGAAGATCGCGGCAGGCGACCGGGTGCTCGACTACGGCGAGAACCAGCTTCTCATCGTCACGGTGGAGATACCCGCCGCTGGACAGATCGTGGCGGCGAGCCCCGACACGCCTTATCTCGGCCTCAACATCGACTTCGACCCGGCCATCATGCGCGAGGTCATGGACGAAATGGCGAGCCCGCCAAAGCCGGCGGGCGACGGCATCGCCACCGTCTTCGTTCAGGATCTCGATGCCACGCTGGAGGATTGTATCCGGCGCCTGCTGCAGCTTCTGGACCGCCTCGGCGCAATCCCGGTGCTGTCGCGCTCGATCATGCGGGAGATCTGCTACTGGCTGCTGACCGGGCCGAACGGCCGCGAGATCTGCAAGCTCGCCCTGCCCGGCAGCCATACGCGCCGGGTTGCCGACGCCATCTACAGGCTGCGGGACAACTTCTCCGAACCGGTCCGCATCGAAGAGCTTGCCGCCATCGCGCGGATGAGCCCCTCGTCGTTTCATCAGCACTTCAAGACGCTGACCTCGATGACGCCGCTGCAATATCAGAAGCACATGCGGCTATTGGAGGCGCGGCGGCTGATGGTTGCCGATGGTGCCAGCGTTGCGAGTGCCGCCTACCAGGTCGGCTATGAAAGCGCCTCGCAGTTCAGCCGCGAATACAGCCGCATGTTCGGCGTGCCGCCAAAGCGCGACGTGACCGACATCAAGGCGCTGCAGATCGAAACGGCGGCATAG
- a CDS encoding metallophosphoesterase, producing MTHVSDTPLFRFGIVADPQYADIEPHMAMNRYYASSLGKLADAIEVFNGEDLSFVMTLGDIIDRDFASFDDILPVYERSRHEALFLLGNHDFSVAPEHLASVAERVGLASPYYSFIRRGWRFIALNGNEVSTFAPPSGHPHRALAATMLADLRAKGAINAQEWNAALSDEQFAWLENEIKAATKAGERVVVMNHYPVYPPNEHDCWDRERIIALLTANDCVSAYFNGHNHAGNFGKLGGCYFVNFKGMVDTETENTFAVVEVWGDRLEIRGFGREDDRTLLL from the coding sequence ATGACACATGTTTCCGATACTCCGCTTTTCCGCTTCGGCATCGTCGCAGACCCGCAATATGCCGACATCGAGCCGCATATGGCGATGAACCGCTACTATGCATCAAGCCTCGGCAAGCTTGCCGATGCGATCGAGGTCTTCAACGGCGAGGATCTGAGCTTCGTCATGACGCTTGGTGATATCATCGACCGGGACTTCGCGAGCTTCGACGACATCCTGCCGGTTTACGAGCGCTCAAGGCACGAAGCACTGTTTCTCCTCGGCAATCACGATTTTTCCGTCGCGCCCGAGCATCTGGCCTCCGTCGCCGAGCGTGTGGGCCTCGCCTCGCCATACTACAGCTTCATCAGGCGCGGCTGGCGCTTCATCGCCCTGAACGGAAACGAAGTCAGCACCTTTGCACCGCCATCAGGGCATCCGCATCGCGCTCTTGCGGCAACCATGCTTGCCGATCTCCGCGCAAAGGGAGCAATCAATGCGCAGGAGTGGAATGCTGCCTTGAGCGACGAGCAGTTCGCCTGGCTGGAAAACGAGATCAAGGCCGCGACAAAAGCCGGCGAGCGAGTGGTCGTCATGAACCACTACCCCGTCTATCCGCCGAACGAGCATGACTGCTGGGACCGCGAGCGCATCATCGCATTGCTGACCGCGAATGACTGCGTCTCGGCCTATTTCAACGGCCATAACCACGCCGGCAATTTCGGCAAGCTCGGCGGCTGCTACTTCGTCAATTTCAAGGGCATGGTCGACACCGAAACTGAGAACACGTTCGCAGTCGTCGAGGTCTGGGGCGATCGCCTGGAAATCCGGGGCTTCGGCCGCGAGGACGACAGGACGTTGCTGCTCTGA
- a CDS encoding YbhB/YbcL family Raf kinase inhibitor-like protein — MAAGGKAAAGSNKSPALSWTKGPVGTRSYALAMTDPDVPADLSLLNKEGTEIDTDMPRMEFTHWILADIPASLTELAEGADSDGMLAGGLALETTKHGRRGQNGFAAFLKDGPHGGYMGACPPWSDLRIHRYRVTVYALDSDRFALPDAFTRADFLAAAKGHVLASGAAELTYTINAKATK, encoded by the coding sequence ATCGCGGCTGGCGGCAAAGCTGCGGCGGGCAGCAACAAGAGCCCTGCTCTCTCCTGGACCAAAGGCCCAGTCGGAACCCGCTCCTACGCGCTTGCGATGACCGACCCCGACGTTCCGGCCGATCTTTCGTTGCTGAACAAGGAAGGGACAGAGATCGACACCGATATGCCGCGCATGGAATTCACGCATTGGATCCTTGCCGACATCCCTGCATCGCTCACGGAACTTGCCGAGGGCGCGGACAGCGACGGCATGCTGGCAGGTGGTCTTGCGCTCGAGACGACCAAGCACGGCCGGCGCGGGCAGAACGGTTTCGCCGCCTTCTTGAAGGATGGGCCGCATGGGGGCTATATGGGCGCGTGCCCGCCCTGGAGCGACCTGCGCATCCACCGCTACCGGGTAACGGTCTATGCGCTCGATAGCGACAGGTTCGCGCTTCCCGACGCCTTCACCCGCGCCGATTTCCTTGCTGCCGCGAAGGGACATGTCCTTGCCTCCGGCGCGGCTGAACTGACCTATACGATCAATGCAAAGGCCACGAAATGA